In a single window of the Canis lupus dingo isolate Sandy chromosome 18, ASM325472v2, whole genome shotgun sequence genome:
- the LOC112663646 gene encoding olfactory receptor 5D18, which translates to MLLSERNKSGATFTLLGFSDYPELQIPLFLIFLAIYSVTVVGNLGMIVIIKINPKLHTPMYFFLSHLSVVDFCYSSIIAPKALANLVAEDRTISFPGCVVQFFFFCTFVVAESFLLAVMAYDRFVAICNPLLYTVTVSQKLCAMLVVGSYAWGVACSLILTCSVVKLSFQGFNTINHFFCEFSALISLSCSDTYISQLLLFIFATFNEVSTLLIILLSYVFIVVTILKMRSASGRRKAFSTCASHLTAITIFHGTILFLYCVPNSKNSRHTVKVASVFYTVVIAMLNPLIYSLRNKDVKGTVSKLIGTKVFSF; encoded by the coding sequence ATGTTACtgtcagagagaaataaaagtgggGCTACATTCACTCTCTTGGGCTTCTCAGATTACCCAGAACTGCAAATCCCtctcttcttgatttttctgGCCATCTATAGTGTCACTGTTGTAGGTAATCTTGGGATGATAGTTATAATCAAGATTAACCCCAAGCtgcacacccccatgtacttcttcctcagccACCTCTCAGTGGTGGATTTCTGCTACTCCTCCATCATTGCTCCCAAGGCCCTGGCAAACCTGGTTGCAGAAGACAGAACCATTTCATTTCCAGGATGTGTAgtacagttctttttcttttgtacctTTGTGGTAGCTGAATCCTTTTTATTAGctgtgatggcctatgaccgctttGTGGCCATTTGCAATCCTCTGCTCTACACAGTGACAGTGTCCCAGAAGCTCTGTGCCATGCTGGTGGTCGGATCATATGCATGGGGAGTAGCATGTTCCTTGATACTCACATGCTCTGTGGTCAAATTATCTTTTCAGGGTTTCAACACCATCAATCATTTCTTCTGTGAGTTCTCTGCATTGATCTCCCTGTCTTGCTCTGATACTTACATCAGTCAGTTGctgcttttcatttttgccaCCTTTAATGAGGTCAGCACACTGCTCATCATTCTCTTGTCTTACGTATTTATCGTTGTCACCATCCTCAAGATGCGTTCAGCCAGTGGTCGCCGCAAAGCCTTCTCCACCTGCGCCTCCCATCTGACTGCCATCACGATCTTCCATGGGACCATCCTTTTTCTCTACTGTGTGCCCAACTCCAAAAACTCAAGGCACACAGTCAAAGTGGCATCTGTGTTTTATACAGTGGTGATCGCCATGTTGAATCCCCTGATCTACAGTCTGAGAAATAAGGATGTCAAGGGTACAGTCAGTAAGTTAATAGGTactaaagtattttctttttga